tctgataaaaacatcacaataatccacatcactccaatccatcagttaacatctggagaagacaaaagctgaaacaaatccatcaagacatttttaactaaaatatgagtccataattcataataaagcttcctgcagtgaaaaagtgcatctcctgttgtctctcacatcaaaatccagccacatatttgtttagagctgttttggcttgtaaacagtgcttgatctgtgcagatttctctcctgattcagaccacaccactttttcactggaggaagagctattatggattatggacttatctattttagttaaaagcatcttaatgctggatttgtttcagcttttgtcttctccagatgttaactgatggactggagtggtgtggattattgtgatgtttttatcagctgtttggactctcattctgacggcacccattcactgcaagcaaattttagtttttgagtgaactctTCCTCATAAAAGCTCTGGTTTGAGGAAAACAAGCAATCTTTTCCTCCTCCAGTCTGTCTAGGGTTCTACCTTCAGACGTCGGAGGTCCAGGCGTATGTTGGAGAAATCGTGATCTTGCCCTGCAATGGTTCAGGATTCTCTGCAGAAGAGCTGCACGTTCACTGGGAGGCGATGGGCAAAGACGTGATCTCTCTGCGAGGAGACGTCGTCACGGTCGGGAGAGGCTTTGAAGATCGGGTGAACTTCCTCAGCGATCCTGCAAAGTCTGAGGACTTTTCCCTCATTCTGTCAGATGTGATGCTGAACGATGGAGAGATATACGAATGTCTCTGGAAGGGAACGAAACCCATTTGTTCTGTGTTACTACAAGTGTCGAGTAAGTAGTAGTAACTTACAATTACTAGTTGAGAAATAATAGTTATAAATGTAAAAGCACCTCAGGAAACAGTGCcttaattatttgttattgtttCATTTGCAAAAAGGTACTTCTGAACTGCCAGGCTTAAAGTATAACTGCCATAAACACTGAGAAACCATCATTATTATAGATTAGTGTGTTTTCATTGGCCGATTCCCAATAATTGCCATCCAACACATGTGGCTCCAACCAATCatatcaataattatttattgttactaATCATATGTTTAACCctggttattatagttaaccaaactacactgtaaaaaaaaaaaaagttaaaacttaaaattttaaggcaaccagcttcagcagatttttgagttttctcaacttgtcgttttaagtttatacaacaaaaatttctgaatctcccacaaaaataagttgagcaaactcaaaaatctgctgaagctggtaaaacaattttttttaagttcgctcaactttttttttctttttttttttacagtgtaaaaaaaaaattgttattttaaaataaattgttttttgtttttttaaataaactaaaaaaatttgaactgaaataaatgtgtaacatataaatttaatatatatatatataaaaaataatcatctgGTTGCCAAAACTACATTTCTCATTTAACTTAAccgaaataaaaatgaataaatactatatggAGAAAACTAACGAAACTGACAAATtgacaaaaaacacaacaaaattactataaCTTTATCtgtacatttaactaaatacatttttatttaaatgtaagtaaaaataaaaactaattcaaattataaaaaactataataaatgatactaaaataacgatattatttcagaatttactttatttctgtaaactattatacatatttttatgtctttagtccttcttttttttcccattacACACCAGTAGACTTCAATTTATCAATAAACGTGTCTAAGTTCAGCATCCTGTTAGTTACATCAGTAGAAATGTAATGGCACAGTTTCCTGAGAATgacccaaaaaatgaaattcataaaaatattggtTCCTCAATAAATTTGCAGTCAAGAACTTGTAATGAATCATTTTAATTGTGCAGAGTTTTTGAATTGGCTGTttggttaaaataaaataaaataaaataaaataataaaataaaataaaataaaataaaataaaataaaataaaataaaataaaataaaataaaataaaataaaataaaataaaataaaataaaataaaataaaataaaataaaataaaataaaataaaataaaataaaataaaataaaataaaataaaataaaataaaataaaaataaaataaaataaacgctAATAGGTAAGGAGTCTTGATGAATTCATAACATCAGTAAAAGTGTTTCTAAACCTCTCTGGTGTTTCTGCAGCACCAGCGGTTTTGATCGAGCATGTTGAAGTGTTTGAGGGCGACGATGTCACTTTGGAGTGCTTTGGAAACATCCCTAAAAACAAACCTTGGGAAGACATTTACATCCAGTGGCTGAAGGATGACAGAGAAATCCTGCGCGTGAGCTCTGGAGAGATGGACTTCGGTATCGATTACAGCGTGCTCCGGTTACCGGCCAAACACGACATCAGTCGCGGTATCTTCTCGCTGAGCATCCCGTCGGTCAGTGTTTTCGACCGGGGCGTTTATCAGTGCCGTTACAAGAGCACCGATTACGAGGCGCCGCGGAGAGGATTCCCGGAGACACACAAGCTCACGGTTTGGGGTAACGTTACATAACGTCTTCAatcgattaatcacgattaatcgcatccaaaataaaggtttttgtgtacataatatatgtgtgtgtactgtgtatatttactatgtctatataaatacacacacatgcatgtatatatatttcagaaaaataggttaatatattaaatatatttgtatataatataaattatatgaatataaatatatacatgtaaatacgtgtatatattttcaaaatatatactgtatgtgtgtatatttatacataggcctacataataaatatacaaagtacacacacacacacacacacacatatatatatatatatatatattatgtaaacaaaaacttttattttggattaatcgcgattaatcgtttgacagcactactaaccatttatttatttatttattaatattattattattaatctgttttgatgattctcttgaaattaaaaaaatatatatttatgtctgaagtatgttttatttatgtctTTCCGCTGCTCGTTAGCCATTGGTCGAAATTGATAGCCACGCCCCCAACTCACGCTATTGGTTGAACCAGTTATGTCGAATAAGACTGGTcgcttaaaacaaacaaacaaaatggtGTTTCCCTCTTAATTCTAATTCCATTCACAAGTCAGTGTAGAAAGTGtagaattatattaaaatatgtctcaattatgtcattttttataatatattactataatatatattttatacagtattacagtaaaaattgcagtaaaacatttgtttttttcaataaaaataacataaggGCAGTACAACAATTATGATATGtagatataaataatttaaatatattttgtataacactaatgaaaattagaattttggcattgtattttattatttttattagaaaataattttgatatgCCAGCTGAGCAGgatgagtcttttttttttttgcattatgtatatattacattatttttttaacaaacaaacacattttcccTCTAAATGCTCATTAAATTCCCAAGTTacaattgtttacattttagacatttcttatatttttggtatatatttatatatttttgtaattttacagcagatctcattactgtaatgcatcatttttatacaaaaaattaaacagtGATACAGCTGTTATTTCCGTAAGCATAAAAGACAGTACAACAAATTCAACACATAAATACTTCACAATTCAAATACTGtattatgtataatattatatttgtattatttattacatattgatatttattggttttagtcattttattctgtttctctCGTTCAACTCCACTTCTAGTGACAGATAAGGCAGTCACAGAGACAGGCACAGATGCCGGTAAGTAAGTTCTTGTTTCTGTTTGGCTAATAATTTATGCATTCAGAGagtcatttatattttttgttctcatttttacAACAGTTCTCTTTAGtgtaactaaataataatatatatgaaattatttcAGCATGAAATAGCATTAAGGTAGTACAAtacatttcatataaaaatattgcataattgaaatatgtgaccctggaccacaaaaccagtcataagggtaatttaaaaaaaaaaaaataagatttataCACCACCTGTAATTGATGTAttgatttccattgatgtatggtttgttaggatcggacaatatctggctgagatacaactatttgaaaatctggaatctgagggtgcaaaaaaatctaaatattgagaaaatcgcctttaaagttgttcaaatgaagttcttagcaatgcatattactaatcaaaaatgaagttttgatatatttacggtaggacatttactaaatatcttcatggaacatgatctttacttaatatcctaatgatttttggcataaaagaaaaatcaataattttgactcatacaatgtattgttggctattgctacaaatataccccagcgacttaagactgcttttgtgctccagcgtcactttttcttttcttttcttttcttttctttttcttttttttttttgcattatgttAATGATAATTTGCAGGTAAACGtgtttaattgtcatgaaaataataataaaaatgtgtctttttatttttgaggcCTGGATGTCAGTGTTGTCATgtaacctctctctctctctctctctctgtgtgtattGTCAGCTGTGTCTTCAGAGGTGTGGAGCAGCCCGGCGTCTCTCTCCTACTCCAGTGCTCTCTCTCATACTCAGACGAGCGGTAGTGTGCCAGTTTGGGCTCAGACTGAAAGCAGCAGCTCTGTGCCAACACTGACATATGCTGAGAGAGATGGAGGTACTGTACTACTGATGCTCCTCagggccacacacacacacacacacacacacacgtttgtttttgtgaaaaaatggggacatcccataggcgtaatggtttttatgctgtacaaactgtatgtgctattgtctacaccaaccctacacctaaacctaccccttacaggaaactttttgcatttttagattttcaaaaaacttaattctgtgtgatttattagcttgtttacccgtggagacctcaatttaggtccccaccgtgacccgagtccccatgagtctgtgtgtattcaggtttaagtccccacctgaatagaaaaacatgtacacacacacacacacgtttacttagctatctaaatggggacattccataggcgtaatggtttttatactgtacttactgtatgtgctattgccctacacctaaacctaccccttacaggaaactttctgcatttttacaatttcaaaaaacctttgtttactttatttttaaaccggttttacaaatgaggacgtccccaaagggaggtttttggagattttgtcaggtttagctcacttttgggtacaaatttgtctccaaaatatggttaagtaggtacacacacacacacacacacacacacacacacacacacacacacacctgtccaGACCGGTTGTTTTAATGTTACACTGCTGCTGTCTAATCTAATCTTGGTCGTATCTGTGTTTCTCCGTCAGCTCTATTTCTAGTGGCGACAGATACGTCAGTCAATGAGACAACCACTCATTCTGGTGAGTAGCTATATTTATGTCATCTAGGTATTGTTTCTATAttccatttattattataaatattatatagcaGTTTGATGAATTTTAGTCTTTGCTTTCTCTTTCAGCTCTTCTTCTAGTGACGACGGATACATCAGTCACAGACACAGGCGCCGATTCTTGTAAGAACTGAGTTTGTTTCTGTttgactgtaataataataaacactgaGACACATTTATGCATTCAGAGAGTCATTTAGAAATGTAGTTTAGAAATGTTAAGTATCACTGGGATGTTattaaagcttttattcatattttgaatgtttttttgtttgttttttgcattttcactttcacgtttagtaattttgttgtgatttaaaaaaaaaaaaaaagtttaatttattattattattatatattattatttagcagttttattaattttagtctgtttttctctttcagcTCTACTTCTAGTCACAGATGCATCAGTCACTGAAGCAGACACTGATTCTGGTAAGAATATGCATGTGTTATCTGGGTATCatttcaatatttcattttattattatattattatttagcagttttattaattttagtctgtttttctctttcagcTCTACTTCTAGTCACAGATGCATCAGTCACTGAAGCAGACACTGATTCTGGTAAGAATATGCATGTGTTATCTGGGTATCatttcaatatttcattttattattatatattattatttagcagttttattcatttcttttttctacTCTGCTTCCAGTGATGACGGATACATCAGTCCCAGAGACAGGTTAGTATATGTCTGTGTTATCTAGGTATTATCTACCggtatatatttagttttataattatttactgtattattatttctcagttttattcattttattctgagtttcttttttctacTCCTATTTTAGTGACAACAGATATAACAATTCCAGACACAGGCATCGATTCTGGTCAGAACTGAGTTTATTTCTGTttgactgtaataataataaacactgaGACACATTTATGCATTCAGAGAGTCATTTAGAAATGTTATTTGCACATCCCTGGGATGTTATGAaagtttttcttaatattttgaatagttttttccccccatttttattttaattttagttagcgTTTAGTAATTTCGTTGTACTTTTTaatagtttcatttattaatttaatattatatgttattatttggcagttttattcattttagtctgtgtttttctctttcAGCTCTACTTCTAGTCACAGATACGTCAGCCACAGAGACAGACACTGATTCTGGTAAGAATTGAGctggtttaataataataaacactcaagacacatttatgcattttaaggAGTTATGTATTAATTATAAACGTAGTTTTTGAGGTAGTCCATGCATACTGAACACCACATTccgtccgtgtgtgtgtgtgtgtgtgtgtgtgtgtgtgtgtgtgtgtgtttgtgtctgtgtgtgtgtgtgtgtgtgtgtgtgtttgtgtgtgtgtgtgtgtgtgtgtgtgtgtgtgtgtgtttgtgtctgtgtgtgtgtgtgtgtctgtgtgtgtgtgtgtgtgtgtctgtgtgtgtgtgtgtctgtgtgtgtgtgtgtgtctgtgtgtgtgtgtgtgtctgtgtgtggtgtttgtgtttgtgtgtgcgtgtgtggtgtgtctgtgtctgtgtgtgtgtgtctgtgtctgtgtctgtgtgtgtgtgtgtgtgtgtgtgtgtgtgttgctctCAGGTCAGCGAGATCCTCTGGAGATTCCCTGGATCCGCATCGGTCTCATCAGCGGAGTTCTGCTCGTTACTGCCGTCGTTCTGGGTTTATTGCTGGTATTTGGAAGAATCTGAGTCGTCGAGAGAAAACCATTGAAAGGATTCAAGTGTCAGACATTTCCAGGCAAACAGCTGATTTTGTGAGCTGTGAAAATCTACAGGTAGTTCAACGAAAtataatatttgattttatatatactttGTCTTATCTGTAGAGCACTACTGTTTATTTACAGTACTTAATACTATTTGATGCTTTATCTTGATAGCttaaaacctatatatatatatatatatatatatatcctataaataaataaatatatatcttcATCTATTCATATAGCTTTAAAACTTGAGGAAaagtttcagatttttttttggtttgtttttttcagagcTGTCATGATTTTAATAACTAAGCCCATATTTTCTCTGAAAAGCAGACTGAAATGAGGACagtttgtaatttgttttataCAAACCTCTTGAACTTTTGAATATGGTGCTATTAATTTCTATAGCTGTAAATGGTGCTGTTCAGTTTTTCTGTATGTTCTTGAAGTATGTTTTGTACCTGATCATTAAAGCATAAGGCAAAATAGGGCTCAGTACAATCAAAGCCTGAGTAGATCGACTAATgtgaagctttttttttcttcttcttcattatTCTTTAAGATACacgtgacatgtaaacatctttgAGGTTTTCTTTGATTTTTGACAGAAAATGAAGTGTTTATGATTCCAAGAACAAATCTGACAATGGGCTcaaaaatcaagaaaaactaGTTTTCATTCCTCATTGACGTATTTGCTcctgttttaagcataaactcaattttgtttcattttttcaagatgttattttacatttgcattgcaAGTGaattatcttgatttaagaatgtttagatatttatattagaaaacaaaaatatttttttgccatttctttatgaatttaagTGTTTCTGCTCTAATTCAAGGCCTTCATTTGTGGATGGgtgaattaagactttttaagacccccAAAAATCCTGATTATAAACTACATATTTGCTAAACattactaaaattgaaaattaagaacacgtttttttttttttttttgcagtttgtaTGAATTTAACACTGATGATTTTGTACAGTTTCAAAGCTACTTAACCTTCTTGTGAAGTGAAAGCGAACATAAATGACCTTGTAACTGATGTAATTTTTCTAAACCGTACATGTGAAGCTGACCGGACACAATAAAGAGCATCATTTTCCAGTGACAAGATTTTCCATTTATTCTGTTTCATCACAAAAACATGTTCTCTGCCAGCAACAGAACACAAGCCTTCAGAAATAAAAGATGTAACGGACTGCGGCTGGTAAAACTttaaagcaaagcaaaaaaaaaaaaaaacatttataaaagataaaataattttacagcatgcatgAAACATTTACAAGAGCAGACGCAGGTTTAAAACAATAATGCCGTTCAGTCAAATGCATCAAACACAAACCTTCACGGTTCAAATCTAGTCAAATACGAAGTCTCATTCTCATTAGTGTACATGCCTTCTCGTTTCACTGTCGTGCAGAGACCATCGCTTTACCAGATCAAGGGGGACGTGGTTGAAgaaaatgaactaaaattacaaaagtaCTTATAGATATGCCTTATGGAGATGATATTGCTTTAACGGAAACATGAGAAGTGAAATGAATGTAGCGTGTCATGTGCTGGTGGCCGCGGTGAAGACGGGGCCCGTGTGAACGCCGTCTCCAGCCACCTCTCCCATCGCCTGCAGAGCCACCGTCGCTGCCATCGCCTTCGCGTGTTTCTTATTAGGACTGGCCGTCTGAGGCTGATAATCACATCCGTTCACCACCacctgatacacacacacacacacacacatctgactGACAGCAAACACTTCAAAAACATTCTATAGCAGTAACAGATCGCAAAATGAAAATCAGTCTTATATACTTTCAATGATGTATTCACTCAGTAAGCATGTGCCAAACATCTTACCAAACCTGTAATGGGAAGCGTTTAGAAAGCAGCTGTAGTGCTCCCTGTGGTTtttccccaaaataaaaataaatatttggtaaacattacaataatgtaTAGTTGTACTTTAAAAggaaatttgtgttttattttacaatgcaaTAGTATTACAGAAGTACTGTGCgagaccctggagcacaaaagcagtcttaagtcgctgtttgtagcaatagccaaaaatacattgtatgggtcaaaattatacatttttcttttgtgtcaaaaatcattgggatattaagtaaagatcatgttctgtGAAGATATTGTGTAAATATcgtaccataaatatatcataacttaatttttgattagtaatatgtattgctaagaacttcatttggacaactttaaaggcaattttctcaatattttgatatttttgcaccctcagattccagattttcatgtattaatctcaatttcaaaaaattgacccttaggaccggttttgtgctccagggtcacatattagaaaTATACTTCTCATTTTAAgatttgtatgtattatttcactaatattaaaaatgtaatacaatgATGATTTTTCTTACTTTAATaatagtcattttatttatttaaaaatattattataaaatgtatagaataataataatacataatttaacaaaattattttaataatacatttaacaaaaatcacATTGAAACACGGGATTATTAAACACAATGGGAATGTCACTTATGATTTCTCAAGGATTTGAAACTTTTGTTTAAGCTGGTTATTGTAAAGAGTAAATCCAAGTGTGAACACTCAAACACTAAATATTTTAGCCCTAAAAGGATGAGccacacaaaaaaagtattttagagTGAAAAgcaatttttcaattattttctaTGTAGATACACTCCCCTACAAAACCACCAAAACCACTCTAGAATGATGAATTATTTCCAAATATTCAAACTCATATAGTGAACATCATTGTAGTTTTTCCATATGGCAGAAAAACTAAATATCAGTGTCAGTTTAGTGCAGCTGTAGTTTCAATTCTAATATTCCAATGTCTAAATTCACAGCTCGTTTGAAActactgattttattttagtgcGTTTTACATCATGCTTAATGCAAAAACAGTataaattgatatttaaaataatcactCTAAAACCAATCACTAACCTTGAAGAGGAAGTTCTTGCGGTGGTCTGGTCCGCTGTGGTGCACCATCACAAACTCAGGCTGTGGCCACTTCTTCTTATTGCACATCTCCATCAGAGCAGACACCGGATGCTTCCCTGCAGAATAAACATCATATACAAACTCCCATAAACCCGCTggagtcatatatatatatatattttttattaaatggaagagtttattgaacctttaggCAAAATCTAAAAGTCTAAAGAAACAAGTTTGAAAACaagtttctttttcttctcgTTTGatccatcaggcttttatggctcgtATAGTATGATAttagtgagaatatggaggaaAAACAGCGCAATTTTATTCCGAGtctcaaactgagcaaaaatatgcaatttgctgcagatgc
The genomic region above belongs to Onychostoma macrolepis isolate SWU-2019 chromosome 01, ASM1243209v1, whole genome shotgun sequence and contains:
- the LOC131544129 gene encoding titin codes for the protein MHILGTTFIFILALKVCLGFYLQTSEVQAYVGEIVILPCNGSGFSAEELHVHWEAMGKDVISLRGDVVTVGRGFEDRVNFLSDPAKSEDFSLILSDVMLNDGEIYECLWKGTKPICSVLLQVSTPAVLIEHVEVFEGDDVTLECFGNIPKNKPWEDIYIQWLKDDREILRVSSGEMDFGIDYSVLRLPAKHDISRGIFSLSIPSVSVFDRGVYQCRYKSTDYEAPRRGFPETHKLTVWVTDKAVTETGTDAAVSSEVWSSPASLSYSSALSHTQTSGSVPVWAQTESSSSVPTLTYAERDGALFLVATDTSVNETTTHSALLLVTTDTSVTDTGADSSLLLVTDASVTEADTDSALLLVTDASVTEADTDSVMTDTSVPETG